Proteins encoded together in one Quercus lobata isolate SW786 chromosome 3, ValleyOak3.0 Primary Assembly, whole genome shotgun sequence window:
- the LOC115979806 gene encoding uncharacterized protein LOC115979806, with translation MNKALSQVSKSPITRNIEDAILPRRFHQPTFTLYDGQSDPIEHVSHFSQKMTIYSRDEALMCKVFPSSLGSMAIRWFNGLRATSIESFKKLTRAFGACFITCSRVPRPLGSLLSMSMREGETLKTYSDRYWEMFNEIEGEHDDVAISTFKVGLSTDHNLRKSLTGKPVTSVHQLMDRISAEE, from the coding sequence atgaacaaagcgtTAAGCCAAGTTTCCAAATCACCCATCACAAGGAATATAGAAGATGCGATTCTTCCTCGGCGATTCCACCAGCCTACATTCACCCTGTATGATGGTCAGTCAGACCCAATAGAACACGTTAGCCATTTTAGCCAAAAGATGACTATCTACTCCAGGgatgaggccttgatgtgcaaggtcttTCCATCAAGTTTGGGTTCGATGGCGATTagatggttcaatggtttaAGGGCCACTTCTATTGAGTCCTTCAAAAAGCTTACCCGGGCTTTTGGCGCTTGCTTTATCACTTgcagtagggttcctcggcctttgggatccTTGTTGTCTATGTCCATGCGAGAAGGCGAGACTCTCAAAACTTATtcagatagatactgggaaatgtttaatgaaatagagggAGAGCATGATGATGTGGCCATAAGTACTTTCAAAGTTGGCCTTTCAACTGATCATAATTTAAGGAAATCTTTAActggtaaacctgttaccagtgtaCACCAATTGATGGATAGGATAAGTGCAGAAGAGTAG